A region from the Engraulis encrasicolus isolate BLACKSEA-1 chromosome 18, IST_EnEncr_1.0, whole genome shotgun sequence genome encodes:
- the LOC134468276 gene encoding trace amine-associated receptor 13c-like, which translates to MELGAHAETELQYCYPSVNGSCVRGSYSLATQLVLHALLWGAMATTVLGNLVVMVSIVHFRCLHTPTNMLVMSLALADLLLGVTVMPFSITRSVDGCWYYGDAFCLLHSSFDMFLTSVSIFHLIFIAVDRHQAVCNPLLYPSRVTLPVAWLMIAVSWCVAAAYSFSLLYTRANVRGLDDFLRSIYCVGSCNLLFNALWGALDTLIAFFLPCSVMVGLYAKIFSVAKVQARKIEDVSRGHASVKLSSNNAKEHKAAKTLGIVVGAFICCWMPFFVNSIVDPYTNFSTPAILFEIFTWLGYFNSTLNPIIYGLFYPWFRKTLYLIVTLKIFSPHSSDTNLFVS; encoded by the exons aTGGAGTTGGGTGCACACGCTGAAACGGAGCTGCAATACTGCTATCCGTCGGTGAACGGCTCGTGCGTGAGGGGGTCCTACAGCCTGGCCACGCAGCTGGTCCTGCACGCGCTGCTCTGGGGCGCCATGGCGACCACCGTGCTGGGGAACCTGGTGGTCATGGTGTCCATCGTGCACTTCAGATGCCTGCACACGCCCACCAACATGCTGGTCATGTCCCTGGCCCTGGCAGACCTGCTGCTGGGGGTCACCGTCATGCCCTTCAGCATCACACGCTCCGTGGAcggatgctg GTACTACGGCGACGCCTTCTGCCTGCTGCACTCGAGCTTCGACATGTTCCTGACGTCGGTCTCCATCTTCCACCTCATCTTCATTGCCGTGGACCGGCACCAGGCCGTGTGCAACCCTCTGCTGTACCCCAGCCGGGTGACGCTGCCCGTGGCCTGGCTCATGATCGCGGTGAGCTGGTGCGTGGCGGCCGCCTACTCCTTCAGCCTGCTGTACACCAGGGCAAACGTGAGGGGCCTGGACGACTTCCTCAGGTCCATATACTGCGTCGGCAGCTGCAACCTGCTGTTCAACGCCTTGTGGGGGGCGCTAGACACGCTCATAGCCTTCTTCCTGCCTTGCTCCGTTATGGTCGGCTTGTATGCAAAGATATTCTCCGTGGCCAAGGTGCAGGCGAGGAAAATAGAGGATGTGAGCCGAGGGCACGCCAGCGTCAAGTTGTCGAGTAATAACGCAAAGGAGCACAAAGCGGCGAAGACGCTGGGTATTGTGGTGGGGGCGTTTATCTGTTGTTGGATGCCCTTCTTTGTCAATTCCATTGTCGACCCTTACACTAATTTCTCCACCCCGGCTATACTTTTTGAGATTTTCACCTGGCTAGGGTATTTTAATTCCACCTTAAATCCAATAATATATGGACTGTTTTACCCCTGGTTTAGGAAAACATTGTATTTAATTGTCACACTGAAAATATTTAGTCCGCATTCGTCTGACACCAATCTATTTGTTTCTTAA